One genomic region from Streptomyces sp. NBC_00457 encodes:
- a CDS encoding DEAD/DEAH box helicase encodes MSISSTDHVVVPENGDETVATVEAPELSFADLGLPEGVVRKLAQNGVTSPFPIQAATIPDALAGKDILGRGRTGSGKTLSFGLPMLTQLSGGHTEKKKPRGIILTPTRELAMQVADALQPYGDVLGLKMKVVCGGTSMGNQIYALERGVDVLVATPGRLRDIINRGACSLENVQVAVLDEADQMSDLGFLPEVTELLDQIPGGGQRMLFSATMENEISTLVKRYLTNPVTHEVDSAQGNVTTMSHHILVVKPKDKAPVTAAIASRKGRTIIFVRTQLGADRIAEQLRDAGVKADALHGGMTQGARTRTLADFKEGYVNALVATDVAARGIHVDGIDLVLNVDPAGDHKDYLHRAGRTARAGRTGTVVSLSLPHQRRQIFRLMEDAGVDAGRHIINSGTAFEPEVAEITGARSMTEVQAESAGNAAQQAEREVTHLSKQLERAQRRATELREEADRLVARAARERGEDPETAVAEAQAAVVEAALEASVPEQPVAQDVDRAEAPAPYERRERRDNDRGGFRRDERRDNDRGGFRRDDRRDDRGGRSFERRDNDRGGFRRDDRRDDRGGRSFERRDNDRGGFRRDDRPADRGGRSFERRDNDRGGFRRDDRRDDRGGRSFERRDNDRGGFRRDDRPADRPADRPAGRSFERRDDRGGHRGSDRPFNRDRQGDRPGFRSGGHERPYGRRDDHRGGSTGTGTGSFGRRDDKPRWKRNG; translated from the coding sequence ATGTCCATTTCCAGTACTGATCACGTCGTCGTGCCCGAGAACGGGGACGAGACCGTAGCGACCGTTGAGGCTCCCGAGCTCAGCTTCGCGGACCTCGGTCTCCCCGAGGGCGTCGTGCGCAAGCTCGCGCAGAACGGCGTGACCAGCCCCTTCCCGATCCAGGCCGCGACCATCCCGGACGCCCTGGCCGGCAAGGACATCCTCGGCCGTGGCCGCACCGGCTCCGGCAAGACCCTCTCCTTCGGCCTGCCGATGCTCACGCAGCTCTCCGGCGGCCACACCGAGAAGAAGAAGCCCCGCGGCATCATCCTCACGCCGACGCGTGAGCTCGCGATGCAGGTCGCGGACGCCCTCCAGCCGTACGGCGACGTGCTCGGCCTGAAGATGAAGGTCGTCTGCGGCGGTACGTCGATGGGCAACCAGATCTACGCCCTGGAGCGCGGTGTCGACGTCCTCGTCGCCACCCCGGGCCGGCTGCGCGACATCATCAACCGCGGCGCCTGCTCCCTGGAGAACGTCCAGGTCGCGGTCCTCGACGAGGCCGACCAGATGTCCGACCTGGGCTTCCTGCCCGAGGTCACCGAGCTGCTCGACCAGATCCCGGGCGGCGGCCAGCGCATGCTGTTCTCGGCCACGATGGAGAACGAGATCTCCACGCTGGTCAAGCGCTACCTGACCAACCCGGTCACGCACGAGGTCGACAGCGCCCAGGGCAACGTCACGACGATGTCCCACCACATCCTCGTCGTGAAGCCCAAGGACAAGGCGCCGGTCACGGCCGCGATCGCCTCCCGCAAGGGCCGCACGATCATCTTCGTCCGTACGCAGCTGGGCGCCGACCGTATCGCCGAGCAGCTCCGTGACGCGGGCGTGAAGGCCGACGCGCTGCACGGCGGTATGACGCAGGGCGCGCGGACGCGGACGCTGGCCGACTTCAAGGAGGGTTACGTCAACGCGCTCGTCGCCACCGACGTCGCCGCCCGCGGTATCCACGTCGACGGCATCGACCTCGTCCTGAACGTCGACCCCGCCGGTGACCACAAGGACTACCTGCACCGCGCGGGCCGTACCGCCCGAGCCGGCCGCACCGGCACGGTCGTCTCCCTCTCGCTCCCGCACCAGCGCCGCCAGATCTTCCGGCTGATGGAGGACGCGGGCGTCGACGCCGGCCGTCACATCATCAACTCCGGTACGGCGTTCGAGCCCGAGGTCGCCGAGATCACCGGCGCCCGTTCGATGACCGAGGTCCAGGCCGAGTCCGCGGGTAACGCCGCGCAGCAGGCCGAGCGTGAGGTCACCCACCTCAGCAAGCAGCTTGAGCGTGCGCAGCGGCGCGCGACCGAGCTGCGCGAGGAGGCCGACCGCCTGGTCGCCCGGGCCGCCCGCGAGCGCGGCGAGGACCCGGAGACCGCTGTCGCCGAGGCGCAGGCCGCGGTCGTGGAGGCCGCGCTTGAGGCGTCCGTCCCCGAGCAGCCGGTCGCCCAGGATGTGGACCGGGCCGAGGCTCCGGCGCCGTACGAGCGTCGTGAGCGCCGGGACAACGACCGGGGTGGCTTCCGTCGCGACGAGCGTCGTGACAACGACCGTGGCGGTTTCCGCCGTGACGACCGTCGGGATGACCGTGGTGGTCGTTCGTTCGAGCGTCGTGACAATGACCGTGGTGGGTTCCGTCGCGATGACCGTCGGGATGACCGTGGTGGTCGTTCGTTCGAGCGTCGTGACAATGACCGTGGTGGGTTCCGTCGCGACGACCGCCCGGCCGACCGGGGCGGCCGTTCCTTCGAGCGTCGTGACAACGACCGTGGTGGGTTCCGTCGCGATGACCGTCGGGATGACCGTGGTGGTCGTTCGTTCGAGCGTCGTGACAACGACCGCGGCGGTTTCCGTCGCGACGACCGTCCGGCCGACCGTCCTGCCGACCGCCCGGCGGGCCGTTCCTTCGAGCGTCGTGACGACCGTGGTGGTCACCGCGGCAGCGACCGCCCCTTCAACCGCGACCGCCAGGGCGACCGCCCGGGCTTCCGCTCCGGCGGCCACGAGCGCCCCTACGGCCGCCGTGACGACCACCGCGGCGGCAGCACCGGTACCGGCACCGGCTCCTTCGGCCGCCGGGACGACAAGCCGCGCTGGAAGCGCAACGGCTGA
- a CDS encoding FG-GAP repeat domain-containing protein, with product MARHAYARLRVLAASAVLAAGLAPLLPSTAVADVPQETVVPARLRGTYTSGWLYTSSTYAGRDGAGAQGVFHSLEGSGLVWTRYSDGTSVKVVHPTGYSYYQATGGDVLAYRYADGRVDLWNAADNTTRTIRTPEGLTLLAVYADLAIAYREVTDENGTTTDREMHLLLPQDDGSTRDVPVTGVPGGYSLAQAQGGDADALLFLAGQSGGPYASVMVDRHTGRVQSWTPPVSKIYRNAQVTADHVVLFNRNEPTVQVYSRTDLSAAPVAVTLDGGGTSPALGLAVVGDWLLTQPGTAVMAKPIAGGPSKTLLPVSEPGISAAPDGGALAVGRTGAARDDWGVQRIQPGPAGEPTVAQLKALPKPPYKIQGLSLDQGRFVVADYGTSYETRGERITHTRTVAAAGTPKFGESSRFLGMASSLANCPADDSSCAPIRGTADGRVAWLTHVSADTDRVAVASSGRYWEHDLPRGGRITDVSSRYLIHTAAAQQSVYEIDGNQRPVVTRTPGAAALDGDTLWTADEHSFTAHDLAEETSVGFAMDAGCDPTDLQANGRYLYWTCGSRAGVYDRTAKKSVAVPVGEAKLGDGYVVTHDKQAGKLTLTTVANGAPASRVIGELPDTGVSQRDVRWTVDESGGNAAYVDAKEQVHLVPSGVPQQPLRPLAPVVKAAKVEVSEEDEFYPTLTTALLSKPAAGWVLTVRDKATGKVVDNTDGGAVRGELKVGWDGRGAHGLLPSGPYDWTLSVTPADGVGAPLSIQGTVRLLKGRVVHRDYVGLGDGTGDLLTFKGGEMTFHGGGDGTVRTSLIGDGWNSPAYRAVPLGDLNGDNCNDVLLKTGGGALHLYKPRCDAPLRPSTSHTTLGTSGWNQYDVLTAPGDLTKDGRPDLIARHAATGAVYLYKGTSTGKLASRIKLVDNWKTYKKVVGAGDLNGDGIGDLLAQDKANNLYRYYGAGNGRFGTRVRIATGWGASYNAVIGVGDITGDGKSDLVMRDTAGNLYRQTGTGKGSFAARVKIGTGWQHYKGLY from the coding sequence TTGGCTCGTCATGCCTACGCACGCCTGCGCGTGCTCGCCGCCTCCGCCGTACTGGCGGCCGGGCTGGCACCGCTGCTGCCGTCGACCGCGGTCGCGGATGTGCCGCAGGAGACGGTGGTGCCGGCGAGGCTGCGCGGCACGTACACCTCGGGCTGGCTCTACACGAGTTCGACCTATGCCGGGCGCGACGGCGCCGGTGCGCAGGGCGTGTTCCACAGCCTGGAGGGCTCCGGGCTGGTCTGGACGCGGTACTCGGACGGCACCTCGGTGAAGGTGGTCCACCCGACTGGCTACAGCTACTACCAGGCGACCGGCGGTGACGTGCTCGCCTACCGGTACGCCGACGGCCGGGTCGACCTGTGGAACGCCGCCGACAACACCACCCGTACGATCCGGACGCCGGAGGGGCTGACGCTGCTCGCCGTCTACGCCGATCTGGCGATCGCGTACCGGGAGGTGACGGACGAGAACGGCACGACGACCGACCGGGAGATGCACCTGCTGCTCCCGCAGGACGACGGCAGCACACGCGACGTGCCGGTGACCGGGGTGCCCGGCGGGTACAGCCTCGCGCAGGCCCAAGGCGGCGACGCGGACGCGCTGCTGTTCCTCGCCGGCCAGTCGGGTGGGCCCTACGCGTCGGTCATGGTCGACCGGCACACGGGACGGGTGCAGAGCTGGACTCCGCCCGTCTCCAAGATCTACCGCAACGCGCAGGTCACGGCCGACCATGTCGTCCTCTTCAACAGGAACGAGCCCACGGTTCAGGTGTACTCCCGCACCGATCTGTCCGCCGCCCCGGTCGCCGTCACGCTGGACGGCGGCGGCACGAGCCCCGCGCTCGGCCTCGCGGTCGTCGGTGACTGGCTGCTGACCCAACCCGGCACGGCGGTGATGGCCAAGCCGATCGCCGGCGGTCCCTCGAAGACTCTGCTGCCCGTCTCGGAGCCCGGTATCTCCGCCGCCCCCGACGGCGGCGCCTTAGCGGTGGGCCGCACCGGTGCCGCCCGGGACGACTGGGGCGTCCAGCGCATCCAGCCGGGGCCGGCCGGCGAGCCGACGGTCGCCCAGCTCAAGGCGCTGCCGAAACCGCCGTACAAGATCCAGGGTCTGTCGCTGGACCAGGGCCGGTTCGTCGTCGCGGACTACGGGACCAGTTATGAGACCCGGGGCGAGCGCATCACTCATACCCGGACGGTCGCCGCGGCCGGTACACCCAAGTTCGGTGAGTCGTCTCGGTTTCTCGGTATGGCGTCCAGCCTCGCCAACTGCCCGGCGGACGACTCCTCCTGCGCCCCGATCCGCGGTACGGCCGACGGGCGGGTCGCCTGGCTGACTCATGTGTCGGCGGACACCGACCGGGTCGCCGTCGCGAGTTCCGGCAGGTACTGGGAACACGACCTTCCCCGGGGCGGCCGGATCACCGATGTCTCGAGCCGGTATCTGATCCACACGGCCGCGGCCCAGCAGTCCGTATACGAGATTGATGGGAACCAAAGGCCGGTCGTCACGCGCACCCCAGGTGCCGCCGCTCTGGACGGCGACACCCTGTGGACGGCGGACGAGCACAGCTTCACGGCCCACGACCTCGCGGAGGAGACCTCTGTCGGTTTCGCGATGGACGCCGGCTGTGACCCGACCGACCTCCAGGCCAACGGCCGCTACCTCTACTGGACCTGTGGCAGCAGGGCCGGCGTCTACGACCGTACGGCGAAGAAGTCCGTCGCCGTGCCGGTCGGCGAGGCCAAGCTCGGTGACGGGTATGTCGTCACGCACGACAAGCAGGCCGGCAAGCTGACGCTCACCACGGTGGCGAACGGGGCGCCCGCGAGCCGGGTCATCGGGGAGCTGCCCGACACCGGCGTCTCGCAGCGGGACGTGCGCTGGACGGTGGACGAGTCCGGCGGGAACGCCGCCTATGTGGACGCCAAGGAGCAGGTGCACCTCGTCCCGTCCGGTGTGCCGCAGCAGCCGTTGCGGCCGCTGGCGCCGGTGGTGAAGGCAGCGAAGGTCGAGGTGAGTGAGGAGGACGAGTTCTACCCCACCCTTACCACGGCACTGCTGTCGAAGCCGGCCGCGGGCTGGGTGCTGACGGTGCGCGACAAGGCGACCGGCAAGGTCGTCGACAACACGGACGGCGGCGCGGTGCGCGGCGAACTGAAGGTCGGCTGGGACGGCCGCGGCGCGCACGGGCTTCTCCCCAGCGGCCCGTACGACTGGACGCTGTCGGTCACGCCTGCCGACGGCGTGGGCGCTCCGCTGTCGATCCAGGGCACGGTCCGGCTGCTGAAGGGCCGAGTGGTGCACCGCGACTACGTCGGCCTCGGTGACGGCACGGGTGACCTGCTCACCTTCAAGGGCGGCGAGATGACCTTCCACGGCGGGGGCGACGGCACGGTCCGCACGTCCCTGATTGGCGACGGATGGAACTCACCGGCGTACAGAGCGGTGCCCCTCGGAGATCTGAACGGCGACAACTGCAACGACGTCCTGCTCAAGACGGGCGGCGGCGCCCTGCACCTGTACAAGCCGCGCTGCGATGCCCCGCTGCGGCCGTCGACGTCGCACACGACGCTCGGCACCAGCGGCTGGAACCAGTACGACGTGCTGACCGCACCCGGGGACCTCACCAAGGACGGCCGACCCGACCTGATCGCCCGCCACGCTGCCACCGGCGCGGTCTATCTCTACAAGGGCACCAGCACAGGCAAGCTGGCCTCCCGGATCAAGCTCGTCGACAACTGGAAGACGTACAAGAAGGTCGTGGGCGCCGGTGATCTGAACGGTGACGGGATCGGCGATCTGCTCGCGCAGGACAAGGCGAACAACCTGTACCGCTACTACGGCGCCGGCAACGGCCGCTTCGGCACCCGGGTGCGGATCGCCACCGGGTGGGGAGCCTCGTACAACGCGGTGATCGGTGTCGGGGACATCACCGGCGACGGGAAGAGCGACCTGGTGATGCGGGACACGGCCGGGAACCTGTACCGCCAGACCGGGACCGGCAAGGGGTCGTTCGCCGCGCGCGTGAAGATCGGGACCGGGTGGCAGCACTACAAGGGCCTTTACTAG
- a CDS encoding metallophosphoesterase family protein yields the protein MAARVPNVAALNRVRRASRALARRYRSRRPHPAVELVPQPHPWTRALGLVAVVLLGAWLGLLIVGNVRVPVGPMDTTMTLRPSLAGGTKINVSPLGALELDSHVAPVRLDVNVDQLDPARSQALVDHPERLSGLQDEVAEDVGHGTLDLAVRSCVAVVAGATALGLAVYRRPRRALAAGGLALTLLAASGGTAFATWNPNSVLEPKFSGLLSSAPSLVGDARSIVTEFDVYQKELARLVTNVTKLYDATSTLPAYQPDPTTIRVLHVSDIHLNPASWKIIASLVEQYEVNVIVDSGDTMDHGTAAENGFLDPIEDLGAPYVWVRGNHDSMITQQYLERMKNVHVLDDGRAVSVAGLRFAGIGDPQFTPDRTNEVGAEQSQELAGARLASALRDQKAAGKPVDVAMAHEPSAARETDGQVPLVLAGHLHHSEMEVMPFGTRLRIEGSTGGSGLRAIEGKYPDPIETSILYFDRDTRRLQAWDEIRLGGLGLTTAEVARHLPEENQPGAAPSPTPTPSPSPSPTPATTSP from the coding sequence ATGGCCGCCCGCGTCCCCAACGTCGCCGCCCTGAACCGCGTACGCCGGGCATCGCGTGCGCTCGCCCGCCGCTACCGCTCCCGCCGCCCGCACCCCGCCGTCGAACTCGTCCCCCAGCCCCACCCCTGGACCCGCGCCCTGGGGCTGGTCGCGGTCGTGCTGCTGGGCGCCTGGCTGGGCCTGCTGATCGTCGGGAACGTCCGGGTTCCCGTCGGGCCCATGGACACCACCATGACGCTGCGCCCCTCACTGGCCGGCGGCACGAAGATCAACGTCTCGCCGCTCGGCGCGCTGGAACTGGACAGCCATGTCGCCCCGGTCCGCCTGGACGTGAACGTCGACCAGCTCGACCCGGCCCGCTCGCAGGCCCTCGTCGACCACCCCGAACGCCTCTCCGGCCTCCAGGACGAAGTCGCCGAGGACGTCGGCCACGGCACGCTCGACCTCGCCGTACGCTCCTGTGTCGCGGTTGTCGCCGGCGCCACCGCCCTCGGCCTCGCGGTCTACCGCCGCCCCCGCCGCGCCCTCGCCGCCGGCGGCCTCGCCCTCACCCTCCTCGCCGCGTCCGGCGGCACGGCCTTCGCCACCTGGAACCCGAACTCGGTCCTCGAGCCCAAATTCTCCGGCCTGCTCTCCTCCGCACCCTCCCTGGTCGGCGACGCACGCAGCATCGTCACCGAATTCGACGTCTACCAGAAGGAGTTGGCACGCCTCGTCACCAACGTGACGAAGCTGTACGACGCCACGTCCACGCTCCCGGCCTACCAGCCCGACCCGACCACGATCCGGGTCCTGCACGTCTCGGACATCCATCTCAACCCGGCGAGCTGGAAGATCATCGCGTCGCTGGTGGAGCAGTACGAGGTGAACGTGATCGTCGACTCCGGCGACACGATGGACCACGGCACGGCAGCCGAGAACGGCTTCCTGGACCCGATCGAGGATCTGGGCGCCCCGTACGTCTGGGTCCGGGGCAACCACGACTCCATGATCACGCAGCAGTATCTGGAGCGCATGAAGAACGTCCACGTCCTCGACGACGGCCGCGCGGTGTCCGTCGCGGGCCTGCGCTTCGCGGGCATCGGCGATCCCCAGTTCACCCCCGACCGCACGAACGAGGTGGGCGCCGAGCAGTCGCAGGAACTGGCGGGCGCCCGGCTGGCCTCCGCCCTGCGCGACCAGAAGGCCGCCGGAAAACCGGTCGACGTGGCCATGGCCCATGAGCCGTCCGCGGCCCGCGAGACGGACGGCCAGGTGCCGCTGGTCCTGGCGGGCCACCTCCACCACTCCGAGATGGAGGTCATGCCGTTCGGCACCCGTCTGCGCATCGAGGGCTCCACTGGCGGCAGCGGCCTGCGCGCGATCGAGGGCAAGTACCCCGACCCGATCGAGACGTCGATCCTCTACTTCGACCGCGACACCCGCCGCCTCCAGGCCTGGGACGAGATCAGACTGGGCGGCCTGGGCCTGACGACGGCGGAGGTGGCTCGCCACCTCCCGGAGGAGAACCAGCCGGGAGCCGCCCCGTCACCCACCCCGACACCGTCCCCGTCGCCCTCCCCCACCCCCGCGACCACGTCCCCGTAA
- a CDS encoding GTP cyclohydrolase II: MTDFPAATQRSRVRVPLRFGDGYSVDAELVTFHGLTDGQEHVAVVLGDPGPVPLVRLHSECLTGDVFGSARCDCGPQLREAVERIADRGGVLLYLRQEGRGIGLYNKLDAYALQDQGLDTYAANTALGLPEDARDYTAAAQMLAGLGIGELDLLSNNPDKAGQLRDLGISVRDRVPTGVFTTAHNVRYLRAKVLQTQHTLPLGELTERTAG; this comes from the coding sequence ATGACCGACTTCCCCGCCGCCACCCAGCGCTCCCGCGTCCGCGTGCCGCTGCGCTTCGGAGACGGCTACAGCGTCGATGCCGAACTGGTCACCTTCCACGGACTGACCGACGGCCAGGAGCATGTGGCCGTCGTCCTCGGCGACCCGGGGCCCGTCCCCTTGGTGCGCCTGCACTCCGAGTGCCTCACCGGCGATGTCTTCGGCTCGGCCCGCTGCGACTGCGGCCCGCAGCTGCGCGAGGCCGTCGAGCGGATCGCCGACCGCGGCGGCGTCCTGCTCTACCTCCGCCAGGAAGGCCGCGGCATCGGCCTCTACAACAAGCTCGACGCGTACGCCCTTCAGGACCAGGGACTCGACACCTACGCGGCGAACACCGCGCTGGGCCTGCCCGAGGACGCCCGCGACTACACGGCGGCCGCGCAGATGCTGGCCGGCCTCGGCATCGGCGAGCTCGACCTGCTCTCCAACAACCCGGACAAGGCCGGCCAGTTGCGGGACCTCGGCATCAGCGTCCGCGACCGCGTGCCGACCGGTGTGTTCACCACCGCCCACAACGTCCGCTACCTGCGGGCGAAGGTGCTCCAGACCCAGCACACCCTGCCGCTGGGCGAGCTGACGGAGCGTACGGCGGGCTGA
- a CDS encoding amino acid permease has product MTDDAKVSGLSDEERLAQLGYTQVLARRMSAFSNYAVSFTIISVLSGCLTLYLFGMNTGGPAVITWGWVAVGLMTLFVGLAMAEICSAYPTSAGLYFWAHRLAPPRTAAAWAWFTGWFNVLGQVAVTAGIDFGAASFLGAYLNLQFDFEVTPGRTILLFAGILVLHGLLNTFGVRVVGLLNSVSVWWHVLGVAVIVGALTFSPDQHQSASFVFGEFVNNTGWGSSVYVVALGLLMAQYTFTGYDASAHMTEETHDASTAGPKGIVRSIWTSWIAGFVLLLGFTFAIQSYEGALTSPTGAPPAQILLDALGATAGKLLLLVVIGAQLFCGMASVTANSRMIYAFSRDGALPFSHVWHTVNPRTRTPVAAVWLAALGALVLGLPYLINVTAYAAVTSIAVIGLYIAYAIPTLLRLRKGEDFERGPWHLGRWSRPIGVVAVVWVGVITVLFMLPQVSPVTSETFNYAPVAVLVVLGFAATWWLASARHWFLNPDHERTIAREASRKGTPEPVDP; this is encoded by the coding sequence ATGACAGATGACGCCAAAGTGAGTGGGCTGTCTGACGAAGAGCGATTGGCCCAGCTCGGCTATACGCAGGTCCTTGCCCGCCGCATGTCGGCGTTCTCCAACTACGCGGTCTCCTTCACGATCATCTCGGTCCTGTCGGGATGTCTGACGCTGTATCTGTTCGGCATGAACACCGGCGGTCCCGCCGTGATCACCTGGGGCTGGGTCGCGGTCGGACTGATGACGCTGTTCGTGGGCCTGGCGATGGCCGAGATCTGCTCGGCGTATCCGACGTCGGCGGGCCTGTACTTCTGGGCCCACCGGCTCGCGCCCCCGCGTACGGCCGCCGCCTGGGCCTGGTTCACGGGCTGGTTCAACGTGCTCGGCCAGGTCGCGGTGACCGCGGGCATCGACTTCGGGGCGGCGTCCTTCCTCGGCGCGTATCTGAACCTGCAGTTTGACTTCGAGGTGACTCCCGGCCGCACGATCCTCCTCTTCGCGGGAATCCTGGTGCTGCACGGCCTGCTGAACACCTTCGGGGTGCGGGTGGTGGGCCTGCTCAACAGCGTGAGCGTGTGGTGGCACGTGCTCGGTGTGGCGGTGATCGTCGGCGCGCTCACCTTCTCCCCGGACCAGCACCAGTCCGCGTCCTTCGTGTTCGGCGAGTTCGTGAACAACACGGGCTGGGGCAGCAGCGTGTACGTCGTCGCGCTCGGCCTGCTCATGGCCCAGTACACCTTCACCGGCTACGACGCCTCCGCCCACATGACGGAGGAGACGCACGACGCGTCGACGGCGGGCCCGAAGGGGATCGTGCGGTCCATCTGGACGTCATGGATAGCCGGGTTCGTGCTGCTGCTGGGCTTCACTTTCGCCATCCAGTCGTACGAGGGTGCCCTCACGTCCCCGACGGGCGCACCGCCCGCGCAGATCCTGCTCGACGCGCTGGGCGCGACGGCGGGCAAGCTGCTGCTCCTGGTCGTGATCGGGGCGCAGCTGTTCTGCGGGATGGCGTCGGTGACGGCCAACAGCCGGATGATCTACGCGTTCTCCCGGGACGGCGCGCTGCCCTTCTCCCACGTCTGGCACACGGTGAACCCGCGCACCCGCACCCCCGTCGCGGCCGTGTGGCTGGCGGCGCTGGGCGCGCTGGTGCTCGGGCTGCCGTATCTGATCAATGTCACGGCCTACGCGGCGGTGACGTCGATCGCCGTGATCGGCCTGTACATCGCCTACGCCATCCCGACGCTGCTGCGGCTGCGGAAGGGCGAGGACTTCGAACGCGGGCCGTGGCACCTGGGGCGCTGGTCGCGGCCGATCGGCGTGGTGGCGGTGGTGTGGGTCGGCGTGATCACCGTCCTCTTCATGCTGCCGCAGGTCTCCCCGGTCACCTCGGAGACCTTCAACTACGCTCCGGTCGCCGTCCTCGTCGTCCTCGGCTTCGCCGCGACCTGGTGGCTGGCCTCGGCCCGGCACTGGTTCCTCAACCCCGACCACGAACGGACCATCGCCCGCGAGGCGTCCCGCAAGGGCACGCCCGAACCGGTCGATCCGTAA
- a CDS encoding helix-turn-helix domain-containing protein — MSIADIPDGPDDSFLTMGSDSVPEPDRFSWWAEVVDELMPVSISSAHAPRFEGRLEAVGMLPRSQVTTFTFSPMTARRSLAQIRRQDPEDYFMILVGGRSSIRLEQSRNVACLGSGEMTLYSSSRPLISDFHDPEQRCRMTVLRLPRTALPLADGRADRLLAEPLPTGTGSAALLAPYLTGLPDAARNCGPAELARLGSVAVDLAASLLAARLGEQDALPVETRRAALLARINAFIDHNLADPWLRPAAIAAHHHISVRTLHTLFRDAPEPVAATVRRRRLQRSHADLTDPALRHRTIGETAARWGFRNPADFSRAFRAAYGVSPSEARERAQNAKDLGTGC, encoded by the coding sequence ATGTCCATCGCCGACATCCCCGACGGCCCCGATGACTCGTTCCTGACGATGGGGTCCGACTCCGTGCCGGAGCCGGACCGGTTCAGCTGGTGGGCCGAGGTTGTCGACGAGCTGATGCCGGTGTCGATCAGCAGCGCGCACGCGCCCCGCTTCGAGGGCCGACTGGAAGCCGTGGGGATGCTGCCGCGCAGCCAGGTCACGACCTTCACGTTCTCCCCGATGACCGCCCGCCGTTCCCTGGCCCAGATCCGCCGCCAGGATCCCGAGGACTACTTCATGATCCTCGTCGGGGGTCGCAGCTCCATACGGCTGGAACAGTCCAGGAACGTCGCCTGCCTCGGCTCCGGCGAAATGACCCTGTACTCGAGTTCCCGCCCGCTGATCAGCGATTTCCACGACCCCGAGCAGCGGTGTCGGATGACGGTGCTGCGGCTGCCGCGTACCGCGCTGCCCCTGGCCGACGGCCGGGCGGACCGGCTGCTGGCCGAGCCGCTGCCCACCGGGACCGGTTCCGCGGCGCTGCTCGCCCCGTATCTCACGGGCCTGCCGGACGCCGCCCGCAACTGCGGCCCGGCGGAGCTGGCCCGGCTCGGCTCCGTCGCCGTCGACCTGGCCGCCTCCTTGCTGGCCGCGCGGCTCGGCGAGCAGGACGCGCTGCCCGTCGAGACCCGTAGGGCCGCGCTGCTCGCCCGCATCAACGCCTTCATCGACCACAACCTGGCCGACCCGTGGCTCCGCCCGGCGGCCATCGCCGCCCACCACCACATCTCCGTACGCACCCTGCACACCCTGTTCCGCGACGCACCGGAACCCGTGGCCGCCACGGTCCGGCGTCGCCGCCTGCAACGCAGCCACGCCGATCTGACCGACCCCGCCCTCCGCCACCGCACCATCGGCGAGACCGCGGCCCGCTGGGGATTCCGCAACCCGGCCGACTTCAGCCGGGCCTTCCGCGCGGCCTACGGAGTCTCCCCGAGTGAGGCCCGGGAACGCGCACAGAATGCCAAGGATCTCGGCACGGGCTGCTAA
- a CDS encoding metallopeptidase family protein: MLEMTREEFEELVAEALDRIPPELTRLMDNVAVFVEDEPPADDPELLGLYEGTPLTDRGEWYAGVLPDRITIYRGPTLRMCESRAEVVEETEVTVVHEIAHHFGIDDARLHALGYG; this comes from the coding sequence GTGCTGGAGATGACACGCGAGGAGTTCGAGGAACTGGTCGCCGAGGCGCTGGACCGAATCCCGCCGGAGCTGACGCGGCTGATGGACAACGTCGCGGTGTTCGTCGAGGACGAACCGCCCGCGGACGATCCCGAGCTCCTCGGCCTGTACGAGGGGACTCCGCTGACCGATCGCGGGGAGTGGTACGCCGGGGTGCTGCCGGACCGGATCACGATCTACCGGGGGCCGACGCTGCGGATGTGCGAGTCGCGGGCGGAGGTCGTGGAGGAGACCGAGGTGACGGTGGTGCATGAGATCGCGCATCACTTCGGGATCGACGACGCCCGGCTGCACGCGCTGGGCTACGGCTGA
- a CDS encoding DUF5994 family protein: MTTAMQPPIPSQPLLRLRLAPHGRMPRPIDGAWWPRSYDLLAELPWLLAGLPRAWGHITSVTVNGATWSAVPGRMLVSNQVVRLRRTPTASAAHTIVLLSPGQGRWDLLVVPPDTTEEAAEPLMAAAADALDQTP; the protein is encoded by the coding sequence GTGACCACCGCCATGCAACCCCCGATTCCCTCCCAACCCCTCCTGCGCCTGCGCCTGGCACCCCACGGCCGCATGCCCCGCCCCATCGACGGAGCGTGGTGGCCCCGTTCGTACGACCTGCTCGCCGAACTCCCCTGGCTGCTGGCCGGGTTGCCGCGCGCGTGGGGTCACATCACCAGCGTCACCGTCAACGGGGCGACATGGTCCGCGGTGCCCGGCCGGATGCTCGTCTCCAACCAGGTCGTACGACTGCGCCGGACCCCCACGGCATCCGCCGCCCACACCATCGTCCTGCTCTCACCCGGCCAAGGACGCTGGGACCTGCTGGTCGTGCCGCCCGACACGACCGAGGAGGCCGCGGAACCCCTCATGGCAGCCGCGGCGGACGCTCTTGATCAAACGCCGTGA